The window GATCGTGAGCGGCGGCGTGGCCGGCCAGGCGCCGGTGGTGCGCAGCTTCGCGGCCGAGGCGCTGGCCCGCCAGCAGGTGGCCCCGGCAGCAGCCGGCCGCGCGCTCGTGAGCAGTGGCCGGCCGCTGGGCGGCCAGGCGCTCGCGATCGTCGACCCGGCCAGCCGGCGGCGCTGCCCGGCCGGCGCGGTCGGCGAGATCTGGCTGGCCGGGCCGAGCGTGGCGCAGGGCTATTGGGGCCAGCCGGTAGCCAGCGCCGCCACATTTGCCGCACGCATCGCCGGCGAGCCGGGCGGGCCATACCTGCGCACCGGCGACCTGGGCTTTCTGGATGATGGCGAGCTGTTTGTGACCGGGCGGCGCAAGGATCTGATCATTATTCGCGGGCGCAATCACTACCCGCAGGATCTTGAGCAGACCGCCGAGCGCAGCCACCCGGCCGTGCGCGCGGGCAGCGGCGCGGCCTTCACGATCGAGCGCGATGGCGCCGAGCAGCTGGTGCTGGTTTACGAGCTGGCGCGCGAGCAGCGCCATGCCGACCCAGCCGCAGTGGCGGCGGCCATACGGCAGGCGCTGGCCGCCGAGCACGAGCTGGCGACGTATGCGGTGGCACTGATCAAGCCGGGCAGCATTCCTAAAACCTCGAGCGGTAAGATTCAACGCTACGCGTGCCGCGAGGCCTTTCTGAACGGCACACTCGAGCTGCTGGGCACGAGCGTGCTGGCGCACGACGCGGCGGCAGACCCGGCCACGCCGCCGACCCGCGCGCTGCTGCTGGCGGCGGCACCGGCCGAGCGCGCGGCCTTGCTAAATAGCTACCTGCGCGCGCTGCTGGCGGCCGAGCTCGGCGCGACTCTGCCGGCGGCCCTGAGCGATCTGGGGCTGGGGCAGCTCGGGCTGGACTCGCTCCAGGCCGCGACGTTGCAGCATCGGCTGGAGGCCGACCTGGGCCTGGATGCGCCGATGACCCTATTTCTAGACGATCGGCCGATCGGCGAGCTGGTGCGCAAGCTGCTGGCCCAGCTGGACGCGCCGGCCCCACCTGCTGCGCCAGCCCCACCGCAGGCTGCCACGCCGGGCGCGCATCCACTGGCTGCCGGCCAGCGCGCGCTGTGGTTCCTGCACCGGCTTGCGCCCGGCAGCGCCGCGTACAACCTGAGCAGCGCGGTGCGCGTGCATGGCACGCTCGATCTGCCGGCGCTCCAGCGCGCACTGGCGCAGCTGGTCGCGCTGCATCCCATCCTGGGGGCACGCATCGCCGCGCATGGCGACGAGCCGCTGCTCCAGCCCGGCCAGCACTTCGCGTTCGAGCTGATCGATCTGCCGGAGGCTGCGGCCGCGCGCGACGCGCAGCTGGCGGCGCTGGCGCACCAGCCGTTCGACCTGGCGCACGGGCCGCTGCTGCGGATCTACCTGTCGCAACCCGCGCCCGGCCAGGCCGTGCTGCTGCTGGTGGTTCACCATATCGTCGCCGACCTGTGGTCGCTGGCGCTGCTGGCCGGCGAGCTTGGCCTGCTGTACGCGGCCGAGTGCGCGGGTGTGCCGGCCAGGCTACCACCGCCGGCCCTGAGCTACGCCGGCTATGTGCGCCGGCAAGCCGAGCTGCTGGAGGGACCGGCCGGCGCGCAGCTATGGGAATACTGGCGCACCCAGCTGGCCAACCTGCCGCCGCCGCTCGAGCTGCCGGCCGACCGGCCGCGCCCGGCGGTGCAGGGGTACCAGGGCGTGACGCAGCGCTTCCGCATCGACGGCGCGCTGACTCGCCAGATCAAGCAGCTGGCGCACGCCGCCGGCACAACGCTGTACACCACGCTACTGGCAGCCTTCCAGGCGCTGCTGTTTCGCTACACCGAGCAGGCTGATTTCCTGATTGGCACGCCAACCGCCGGCCGCACGCGCGCAGACACGGCCGGCCTGGTGGGCTACCTGGTGAACACGCTGGTGCTGCGCGCGCAACCTGCGGCGGCCCAGCCGTTCAGCGCGCTGCTGGCGCAGACACGCGCGACTGTGCTGGCGGCGCTGGCGCACCAGGAGTACCCGTTTGCGCTGCTGGTCGAGCGGCTACAGCCCGAGCGCGACCCGAGCCGCGCGCCGCTGTTTCAGGTGCTGTTTGTGCTGCAGCCGGCTGCGCCGGCCGGCCGGGCCGGGCTAGGGGCATTCGCGCTGGGCGCGGCAGGCGCGCGGCTGCCACTGGGCGACCTGACGCTGGAGGCGCTGCCGATCGAACAGCAGGCCGCCCAGTGCGACCTGACGCTGACGCTGGCCGAGCAGGGCGACGAGCTGGTTGGTGCGCTCCAGGGCAACCTTGGCCTGTTCACGGCGGGGACGATCGGGCGGATGGCCGGCCACCTCACGACCCTGCTGGCCGGCATCGCCGCCGACCCGCGCCGGCCGATCGCCGCCCTGCCCCTGCTCACCCCCGCCGAACACACCTATCTGCGCGCCGCCGCCACCACCCCCGCGCCCCCCACCCCCGCCACCACCCTGCCCGCGCTCGTCCTCGCCCAGGCGCAGCGCACCCCCCACGCCTGCGCCCTCGTCGCCGGCCCCGACCAGCTCTCCTACGCCACCCTCGTCGCCCGCGCCACCCACCTCGCCGCCCACCTGCGCCACCTCGGCGTCGCCCCCGAGACCCGCGTCGCCCTTGCCCTCCCCCGCACCGCCGCCCTCGTCGTCGCCGTCCTCGCCATCCTCCAGGCTGGCGGCGCCTATGTCCCGATCGACCCCGCCTACCCCCCGGCGCGCCGCGCCGGCATGCTCGCCGACGCCCGCCCCGCCTTGCTGCTCACCACCGCCGCGCTCGCCCCCACCCTTGCCCCCACCACCACCCTGCCCCTCGTCACCCTCGAGGCGCTCGCCGCCCGCCCCGCCCCGCCGGTTCCCCCCGCACCCGCGCTCGACCCGGCCAACCTCGCCTATGTGCTCTACACCTCCGGCTCCACCGGCCAGCCCAAAGGCGTCGCGCTCACCCACGCCAGCGCCTGCGCCCGCATCGCCTGGGCGCAGGCGCACTACCCCCCGCCCGCCCGCGCTGTCACCCTCGCCGCCACCTCGCTCAATTTCGACCTCTCGGTCTTCGAGCTGTTCCTGCCGCTCAGCACCGGCGCCACCGTCGTGCTCACCGCCAGCCTGCTCGACCCGCCCGCCCCCACCGCCCCCGCGCTCACGCTCGTCAACACCGTGCCCTCAGCCCTGGCCGAGGCGCTCCGGCTCGACCTGCTGCCCGCCTCGGTGCGCACCGTCAACCTGGCCGGCGAACCCCTGCCCGCCGCCCTGGTCGCCCAGCTCTACGCCCGTGGCCACGTCCAGCAGGTCTACAACCTGTACGGCCCATCCGAAGATACCACCTACTCGACCGTGGCGCCGCTGCCGCGCACCAGCACCCGGCCACCGCCGATCGGCCGGCCGCTGCCCGCCACCCAGGCGTATGTGCGCGATGCCCAGGGCGCACTGGTGCCGCAGGGCGTGGCCGGCGAGCTGTACCTGGGCGGGGCCGGCCTGGCGCGCGGCTACCTCGACCAGCCGGGCCTCACCGCCGAGCGATTTGTGCCCGACCCGTTCGGTGCGGCGCCGGGCGCGCGGCTGTACCGCACCGGCGACCGGGTGCGCTGGGGCGCGGATGGGCAGCTAGAGTACCTGGGCCGGCTGGATCAGCAGGTCAAGCTGCGCGGCTACCGCATCGAGCTGGGCGAGGTTGAGGTGGTGCTGCGGCAGCAGGCGGGGGTAGCGGCGGCGGCGGCGGCGGTGTGGACGGCGGCGCCGGGCGACCAGCGGCTGGTGGTGTATGTGGTGGCGGCGGCCGATGCGCCGGCCGGGCTGGTGGCGCAGCTGCGGGCGGCGCTGGCGGGGCAGCTGCCGGGGTACATGCAGCCGGCGGCGTGGGTGATGCTGGCGAAGCTGCCGACCACGCCGAACGGCAAGCTCGACCGCCTGGCCCTGCCCGCGCCGACCCTGGCCCGGCCGGACGATACCCCGCTCGCAGCGCGCACGGCCACCGAGCAGCGGCTGGCCGCGATCTGGGCCGAGGTGTTAGGCCTGGCCGATGTTGGCATCGACGACAACTTCTTCGAGCTGGGCGGCCACTCGCTGCTGGCCACGCGCGTGGTCGCACGTGTGCGCGCGGCCTTTGGCATCGACCTGCCGCTGCAGCAGCTGTTCGCGGCGCCGACGATCGCCCAGCTGGCGGGCCTGATCGACGCGGCCCAGCCGGCACCCGCCGATGAACCCGCGATTGTGGCGCTGCCGCGCGGCAGCGCCAGCTTCGACCAGCTGCTCGACGAACTGGATCAGCTGCCGCCCGACCAGGCGCAATTGGGCGAGGAGCTATGAGCGACCTGCAGGCCCGCCTGGCCGCGCTGCCGCCCGACAAGCGCAAGCTGCTCGAGCAGAAGCTGCTGCACGATGGCGCACGCATGAACATCTTCCCAGCCTCGTTTGCGCAGCGACGGCTGTGGTTCCTCGATCAGTGGGCGCCTGGCAGCGCGGCCTACCACCTGCCGGCGGCGCTGCACCTGCACGGCGCGCTGGATGTAGCCGCGCTGCAGCAGAGCCTGGACGCCCTGATCGCGCGCCACGAGGCCCTGCGCACCACCTTCCTGCTGCTCGACGGCCAGCCCGCCCAGCAGATTCAGCCGCCCGCGCCGCTCGCGCTCCCCATCCACGATGCCCCCGCCGCCGCGCGCGACGCCCAGCTCGCCGCGCTGGCCGCCCGGCCCTTCGACCTGGCCCGCGGCCCGCTGCTGCGCGCCACCCTGCTGCGCCACACCCCGGCCCACGCCACCCTGCTGCTGGTGCTGCACCACATCGCCGTCGATGGCTGGTCGCTCGGCGTGCTGGTGCGCGAGCTGGCCCGCCACTACCAGGCTGCCCACGCCGGCCAGCCCTGCGACCGCCGGCCCGCGCCCATCCAGTATGCCGACTACGCCCACTGGCAGCGTGCCCAGCTCCAGGGCGCCCCGCTCGCGCGCCTGCTGGCC of the Candidatus Kouleothrix ribensis genome contains:
- a CDS encoding amino acid adenylation domain-containing protein, yielding MRMVCSDAPADTATLVDLLRWRAAQQPAMPAYAFLADDGGPAEQLTFAALDQLARAIAAALRERCAPGERALLLYPPGLSYLAAFFGCLYAGVVAVPAYPPNPARLARTLPRLRAIAGDAGPAVALTTSALAAAAAALASADPAFAGLRWLATDTLDVAAAAGAWQPPAIAGNTPAFLQYTSGSTAQPRGVIVGHANLLHNLALIAAAFGHTPGSRGVIWLPPYHDMGLIGGLLQPLYAGFPVQLMAPVAFLQRPLRWLAAISEFAATTSGGPNFAYDLCVRAITPEQRATLDLHSWRVAFNGAEPVRAATLQRFAEAFGPCGFQPAALYPCYGLAEATLIVSGGVAGQAPVVRSFAAEALARQQVAPAAAGRALVSSGRPLGGQALAIVDPASRRRCPAGAVGEIWLAGPSVAQGYWGQPVASAATFAARIAGEPGGPYLRTGDLGFLDDGELFVTGRRKDLIIIRGRNHYPQDLEQTAERSHPAVRAGSGAAFTIERDGAEQLVLVYELAREQRHADPAAVAAAIRQALAAEHELATYAVALIKPGSIPKTSSGKIQRYACREAFLNGTLELLGTSVLAHDAAADPATPPTRALLLAAAPAERAALLNSYLRALLAAELGATLPAALSDLGLGQLGLDSLQAATLQHRLEADLGLDAPMTLFLDDRPIGELVRKLLAQLDAPAPPAAPAPPQAATPGAHPLAAGQRALWFLHRLAPGSAAYNLSSAVRVHGTLDLPALQRALAQLVALHPILGARIAAHGDEPLLQPGQHFAFELIDLPEAAAARDAQLAALAHQPFDLAHGPLLRIYLSQPAPGQAVLLLVVHHIVADLWSLALLAGELGLLYAAECAGVPARLPPPALSYAGYVRRQAELLEGPAGAQLWEYWRTQLANLPPPLELPADRPRPAVQGYQGVTQRFRIDGALTRQIKQLAHAAGTTLYTTLLAAFQALLFRYTEQADFLIGTPTAGRTRADTAGLVGYLVNTLVLRAQPAAAQPFSALLAQTRATVLAALAHQEYPFALLVERLQPERDPSRAPLFQVLFVLQPAAPAGRAGLGAFALGAAGARLPLGDLTLEALPIEQQAAQCDLTLTLAEQGDELVGALQGNLGLFTAGTIGRMAGHLTTLLAGIAADPRRPIAALPLLTPAEHTYLRAAATTPAPPTPATTLPALVLAQAQRTPHACALVAGPDQLSYATLVARATHLAAHLRHLGVAPETRVALALPRTAALVVAVLAILQAGGAYVPIDPAYPPARRAGMLADARPALLLTTAALAPTLAPTTTLPLVTLEALAARPAPPVPPAPALDPANLAYVLYTSGSTGQPKGVALTHASACARIAWAQAHYPPPARAVTLAATSLNFDLSVFELFLPLSTGATVVLTASLLDPPAPTAPALTLVNTVPSALAEALRLDLLPASVRTVNLAGEPLPAALVAQLYARGHVQQVYNLYGPSEDTTYSTVAPLPRTSTRPPPIGRPLPATQAYVRDAQGALVPQGVAGELYLGGAGLARGYLDQPGLTAERFVPDPFGAAPGARLYRTGDRVRWGADGQLEYLGRLDQQVKLRGYRIELGEVEVVLRQQAGVAAAAAAVWTAAPGDQRLVVYVVAAADAPAGLVAQLRAALAGQLPGYMQPAAWVMLAKLPTTPNGKLDRLALPAPTLARPDDTPLAARTATEQRLAAIWAEVLGLADVGIDDNFFELGGHSLLATRVVARVRAAFGIDLPLQQLFAAPTIAQLAGLIDAAQPAPADEPAIVALPRGSASFDQLLDELDQLPPDQAQLGEEL